One stretch of Priestia megaterium DNA includes these proteins:
- a CDS encoding 3D domain-containing protein, producing MIGKIAKRFIMCLLLVGALFTTYEAITGVPIITVIKSMPFINRIGHPLMNERLLPSFLKPLRAEAASNEKERLTIEEAFDWSRYPTKNVLATGYTAGYESTGKNPNHPGYGITYSGVKVKRDLYSTIAADLTIFPIGTILFIPGYGYGVVADKGGAIKGNHLDLYFETVSDVYNIWGKKELNVYVVKSGDGRLTEEELTMLNEKKSMQVFRQQVK from the coding sequence ATGATTGGAAAAATAGCAAAGCGATTCATTATGTGCCTATTACTGGTTGGAGCGCTGTTTACGACATATGAAGCAATTACTGGCGTCCCAATAATCACAGTCATCAAATCTATGCCTTTTATAAACCGTATAGGGCATCCTCTAATGAATGAAAGGCTCTTACCATCATTTCTAAAACCACTAAGAGCTGAAGCAGCTAGCAATGAGAAAGAGCGTCTGACGATTGAAGAAGCATTTGATTGGTCGCGTTATCCAACTAAGAATGTATTGGCTACGGGTTACACAGCTGGTTACGAATCAACTGGGAAAAATCCCAATCATCCAGGGTATGGTATTACATATTCGGGCGTTAAAGTAAAACGTGACTTATATTCAACTATCGCTGCTGATTTAACCATATTTCCAATCGGCACGATCTTGTTTATTCCGGGCTATGGCTACGGAGTGGTAGCAGATAAAGGTGGGGCTATTAAAGGCAATCATCTTGATTTATACTTTGAAACTGTTTCTGATGTGTATAACATATGGGGTAAGAAAGAATTAAACGTCTATGTAGTGAAATCAGGAGACGGCCGTTTAACTGAAGAAGAGTTAACAATGCTGAACGAAAAGAAATCGATGCAAGTTTTTCGTCAGCAGGTGAAATAA
- a CDS encoding NAD(P)/FAD-dependent oxidoreductase → MKKPKIVILGAGYGGIMTIVNLQKKLGASDAEIVLVNKNDYHYETTWLHEVSAGTIHQDRSRVPVKNLINTNKVTFIKDTVVDIKLDEKRVLLENSELTYDYLVVALGYEAETFGIKGLKEHAFTITSINAARQIREHIDYVFATYNNEAEKRDELLTIIVGGAGFTGIEFVGELANRVPQLCKEFDIPREKVRVICVEAAPTALPGFDPELVEYAVTQLERKGIEFKIGTAIKECTEEGIIVSKDDQVEEIKSATVVWAAGVRGSHVIEKAGFENMRGRVKVSNSLLAPGHEDVFVIGDCSLMINPETERPYPPTAQIAMQQGGTCAENISRLMKGQKELSEFKPDIKGTVCSLGHDDAIGVVYGRKLFGSSASFMKKVVDNRSLFLQGGAGLVLKKGKFNFF, encoded by the coding sequence ATGAAAAAGCCTAAAATCGTCATTTTGGGTGCCGGGTATGGCGGCATTATGACAATTGTTAATTTACAAAAGAAACTGGGGGCTAGCGATGCGGAAATTGTTTTGGTAAATAAAAACGATTACCACTACGAAACGACATGGCTTCATGAAGTATCAGCAGGTACAATTCATCAAGATCGCTCTCGTGTTCCTGTTAAAAATTTAATTAACACAAATAAGGTTACATTTATTAAAGACACGGTCGTAGATATTAAGTTAGATGAAAAGCGTGTTCTTCTTGAAAACAGTGAGCTAACGTACGATTATTTAGTTGTTGCTTTAGGATATGAAGCAGAAACTTTCGGAATTAAAGGTTTAAAAGAACATGCATTTACCATTACGAGCATTAATGCAGCACGTCAAATTCGTGAGCATATTGATTATGTGTTTGCGACGTACAACAATGAAGCGGAAAAAAGAGACGAACTTCTGACAATTATTGTTGGGGGTGCTGGCTTTACCGGCATTGAATTTGTGGGAGAATTAGCGAACCGAGTCCCTCAGCTTTGCAAAGAGTTTGATATTCCGCGTGAAAAAGTACGCGTTATTTGTGTAGAAGCAGCGCCTACAGCTTTACCAGGCTTTGATCCAGAACTTGTAGAATATGCGGTAACACAACTAGAACGAAAAGGAATCGAGTTCAAGATCGGAACAGCGATTAAAGAGTGTACAGAAGAAGGAATTATTGTATCAAAAGATGACCAAGTGGAAGAAATCAAATCAGCAACAGTTGTATGGGCTGCAGGAGTTCGAGGCAGTCATGTAATTGAAAAAGCTGGATTTGAGAACATGCGCGGACGTGTAAAAGTAAGCAATAGCTTGCTGGCACCAGGACATGAAGATGTGTTTGTTATTGGAGATTGTTCACTAATGATTAACCCGGAAACAGAACGTCCTTATCCGCCAACAGCTCAAATCGCTATGCAGCAAGGCGGTACCTGCGCTGAAAATATTAGCCGTTTGATGAAAGGTCAAAAAGAATTAAGCGAGTTCAAACCAGATATTAAAGGAACGGTATGTTCATTAGGGCATGATGACGCAATTGGCGTTGTATACGGTCGGAAACTATTTGGTTCAAGCGCATCTTTTATGAAAAAAGTTGTTGATAATCGCTCGCTTTTCCTTCAAGGCGGAGCAGGTCTTGTATTGAAAAAGGGAAAATTTAATTTCTTTTAA
- a CDS encoding YuiB family protein, whose translation MEMSVPVLIISILLFFVLFFGIGFLLNMLLRMSWIMAIIYPVIFIFIIDDVRAVDYIQHPAQSFQQLGAKLLSLATADIAILMAGFIGALASGLTIKSLRTRGYQMF comes from the coding sequence ATGGAAATGAGTGTGCCTGTACTAATTATCTCCATCTTGTTGTTTTTTGTTTTGTTTTTTGGAATCGGTTTCTTATTGAATATGCTGCTTCGCATGTCTTGGATTATGGCCATTATTTATCCCGTGATTTTTATTTTTATTATTGATGATGTACGGGCAGTTGATTACATTCAACATCCCGCTCAATCCTTTCAGCAGCTAGGGGCAAAATTGCTCTCTTTAGCTACAGCTGACATTGCGATTTTAATGGCTGGGTTTATAGGTGCACTAGCTTCAGGGCTTACCATTAAATCTTTACGAACAAGAGGATACCAAATGTTTTAA
- a CDS encoding NAD(P)/FAD-dependent oxidoreductase: MKEDKQVYDITIIGGGPTGLFTAFYGGMRQASVKIIESLPQLGGQLSALYPEKYIYDVAGFPKVRAQELVNNLKEQMDQFKPAVALEQAVEKVEKQADGVFRLTTNSEVHYSKTLIITAGNGAFKPRKIELENAEQFEQTNLHYFVDDMNKFKGRKVLVCGGGDSAVDWSLMLEPIAEKVTLTHRRDKFRAHEHSVENLHNSSVDIKTPYVPVEFIGDDRITQVVLENTKGEEKTVVDVDDVIVNFGFVSSLGPIKEWDLDLEKNAIVVNSKQETNIPGIYAAGDVCTYDGKVKLIVAGFGEGPTAVNNAKAYIDPKARLQPMHSTSMFS, encoded by the coding sequence ATGAAAGAAGATAAACAAGTATATGATATTACCATCATCGGAGGCGGCCCTACAGGCTTATTTACAGCATTTTATGGCGGTATGCGTCAAGCGAGCGTGAAAATTATTGAAAGCTTGCCACAGCTTGGGGGACAGCTTTCTGCTTTATATCCTGAAAAATATATTTATGACGTAGCTGGTTTTCCAAAAGTACGCGCTCAAGAATTAGTCAATAACCTAAAAGAGCAAATGGATCAATTTAAACCTGCAGTTGCGCTAGAGCAAGCCGTAGAAAAGGTAGAAAAACAAGCGGACGGCGTATTTCGATTAACTACTAATTCTGAAGTCCACTATTCAAAAACACTTATTATTACGGCTGGAAATGGTGCCTTCAAGCCCCGTAAAATCGAGCTAGAAAACGCAGAACAGTTCGAGCAAACGAACCTTCATTATTTTGTGGATGATATGAACAAATTCAAAGGCCGCAAAGTATTAGTATGCGGGGGCGGGGATTCTGCTGTAGACTGGTCTCTTATGTTAGAGCCGATCGCAGAAAAAGTAACGTTAACTCATCGCCGAGACAAGTTCCGCGCTCATGAACACAGCGTAGAAAACTTGCATAATTCATCAGTTGATATTAAAACACCATATGTACCGGTTGAATTTATTGGAGATGACCGTATTACACAAGTTGTGTTAGAAAATACAAAAGGCGAAGAAAAGACAGTAGTAGACGTAGATGATGTTATTGTAAACTTTGGATTTGTTTCTTCTCTAGGTCCAATTAAAGAATGGGACTTAGATTTAGAGAAAAATGCAATTGTTGTTAACTCAAAGCAAGAAACAAATATTCCTGGCATCTATGCAGCAGGTGATGTCTGCACATATGATGGAAAAGTAAAACTCATCGTGGCAGGATTTGGCGAAG